The Actinomycetota bacterium genomic sequence ATGTTAACTTGAGCTAAATACCGCTATTTGCTGGATTTATCTTCATCCCATTCTGAAAGGCTTTCATAAGCTTCCTGGCGCAAGTGAGCCAGGCGGCAGAGGAAGTCCGCGCCCTTGAGCTGATCGCCGTTCTCTACCTCGCCCCAGCCCGGGCACTGGCCGCACATCTCCAGCAGCTCACAGGCGCCGCAGGCGTACTCCCTGTCGTTCTCCCTGTACCTCATCTCCCTGATGAGCCCGTTCCACCCTTCCATGAAAGATCCCTGGCGAAGGTCGAAGGATTCGCGGCGAGCCAGCATGCAGAGGCAGAGGCGGCCCTCGGCGTCGATATGGAAGGAATCGATGCCGGCGCCGCAATGGAAAGCGTGCACGTCGTCTCGGTCGTACTGCTTGCAGTAGTCGACGTATTTCTTGAGAGCGCCGATGCGGCGGCGGTCGATGAAATCCAGCTGCAGGACCTCTTCCGGTGAAAGCCGGAATGAAACCGGAGAGCTGGAGCCGTCGACCCTGCCATGGATGTTGGGGTCGTAGCGGAACTCGGCTCCGAACTTCGCGGCCATCTCCATCATATCGGTGAGTTCGTGCTGGTTAAGAGTCAGGATCATGCTCTTGAGCTTGAGCGGCAATCCATGCCGGTGCAGCAGTTCGATGCCCGCCATGCACTTGTCGAAGGAGCCCTTCACCCCGGTCACCTTTTCATAGGTATCGCGGGTGGCCCCGTATATCGAGATCTCGATCGAGAACGGCGGCCATCCTCCCAGAAAATCAGCGAGGTCGGGCGTTACCAGAGTCGCGTTGGTGAACAGGTTGACAAGAAAGCCTTTTTGTTTGGCATAGCCGTAGAGTTCGCGGAAGTCACTCCGCAGCAGCGGCTCGCCTCCGGTGAAGAGCATCCAGAGACAGCCGGCCTCGGCCAGCTCGTCGAGTATACGCTTGATTTCGCCGGTGCCGAGCTCGCCAGAAGGATCAGTGTCCCGGACATAGCAATGAACGCAGCGGAGGTTACAGCGTGAGGTCAGGTCGAGGCTGCCACCGACGGGGATGCGGTCCCGGCGGACAGACTCATGGACGCGCTTGCTGAACGCCTGGTAGTCAACGGGGGGTATGGAAGTTTTACGCTTCAATCTGATCTGCCTTGCCGCATCCGGAAAAAACCGGACGCTTTAGGAAACCTGCCTGATGCCGTCGATCTCCTCGAACTGGCCGATGCACTTGACCAGATCCCGCTCGGCGTGATCGGGCTCGACCTCGAACTCGGAGACCAGCTCGTCCCTTATCTCGGCGAGGGTCTTGTTGCCGTCGATCCTGGACCAGATGAAAGCGGCTGTGCGATTCAGCGTATAGACATTGTTGAGCTGCCCCATCTCCCGCTGGACCGGCACCAGGATGGTCTCATCGCCGACCTGCCGCCAGACCATGTCGCCGCTCTGCTCATACTTTGCTTCAAGCTGCATAGCCGCCCCCTGAATGAAAAAACAAATTAGCTGACCGTCGCGGAAAGCCAATTGTATCTGACAGTTCGGAAGGAAGAATTGCGAGGGTGTTGAGACGTTCCTCTAAGACGCGCCCAGCTGGCGCGTGATGGCTAGTATCGAGCGATTCCAAAACTTCTCCTAAAATGGACCGGAGACTTTTCAGTGCCCGAGAGCCGGCCGCATTCCTACCGCAGGCGATTATACTCCAAAACACACATCATGTAAACATAAGCTAGCATACTTGTAGGATATCGGGCGGCGATTCCGGCAGGTACGAAAATCGGACAGGCAGCGGTCTGGCGCTACAAATCCCCGCAAATCCCTGCTAGAATGTTCCGGTTGAGCAGCGGGGGCACGCCAGTGCCTGTCAAAAGCCGCCTGCTTTCACGCATAACCGTCCCGGCCTCGTGGCCGGGCTTTTTGACCCCTTAAGGAGGTTGAAATGCAGCAGGTAACCGAGATTCGCTGGCACGCACGGGGCGGCCAGGGGGCTGTCACCGCCGCCAAGATGGTGGCCGAAGTAGCCCTGAGCCAGGACAAGTATTTCCAGGCTTTCCCGGAATACGGTCCGGAACGTTCCGGCGCGCCGATCGTCGCTTTTACGCGGCTCTCCGACCAGCCCATCCAGATCTACAGCGCCATCGAGCACCCTGACTATGTCCTGGTTCTCGACCCGACGCTTCTGGACGTGGTCGACGTGACCGCCGGCACCGGCGAAGGCGCAGTCGTCATCGTCAATTCCGAGGGCGCCTGCTCCGAGCTGGCGGGACGCTCCGAGATGGCCGGCAGGAAAGTTTACACAGTCCCGGCCACAAAGATCGCCCTGGAAACGATCAAGCGGGCGATTCCCAACACTCCCCTGATCGGCGCTCTGGCCAAGGTGAGCGGGCTGTTCTCACTCGAGGGCATCCTGGACGAGGTAAAGACCTCGCTTTCCAAGAAATTCAACGAGGACGTCGTCAACGCCAATCTCGAAGCGGTCAGGCGCGGCTACGAGGAGGTGTCGGACGAATGAGCAAGACCAGGCCCGAAAAAAAGAAGTGGGATGTCAGCGACATCCAGAAATGGGGTCCCGGCAGGCATGAGAAGGGAGCCACCATCCCTGAATCCGGCAACGCTCAAGACTACAAGACCGGCGGCTGGCGCTCCGAGCGCCCGCGCCGCGACCGTGAAAAGTGCAACGACTGCATGATCTGTTTCTTCGCCTGCCCTGACTCTTCTATCAGAGTGGAGAATGACAAGATGGTGGATATCGACCTCGATCATTGCAAGGGCTGCGGCATCTGCGCGCAGGTCTGCCCTCGTGACGCCATCGAGATGATGAACGAGATCAAAGCATGCAAACTGGAGGAAAAATAATGGCCCGTAAAGCAATCACCGGGAACGGGGCTATTGCGCTCGCCTTAAAGCAGGTAGAGCCAGACGTCATGGCCGCCTACCCGATCACACCGCAGACGGAGATCGCCCAGAACTACGCCCAGTTCGTAGCCGACGGCGCCGTCAAGACAGAATATATTCCCGTGGAGAGCGAGCACAGCGCCATGAGCGCGGCCATAGGTTCCTGCGCCGCCGGGGCCCGCACCTTCACCGCCACCTCGTCGCAGGGCTTCGCGCTCATGTGGGAGATGCTCTTCATCGCCGCCTCCCTGAGGCTGCCGTTGACGATGCCCGTCATCACGCGGGCGCTTTCCGGACCGATCAACATCCACTGCGACCATTCCGATTCCATGGGCGGCCGCGACTGCGGCTGGATCCAGCTCTACGGCGAGGGCGCCCAGGAGGGCTATGACAACGCCATCCAGGCTTTCCGCATCGCCGAGCACATGGAGGTGCGTCTGCCGGTGATGACCATGATCGACGGCTTCATCATCAGCGGCGCCATCGGGCCGGTGGAAACCCTGGAAGACGATGAGGTCAAGAAGTTCGTCGGCGAGTACACGACCCTGAACCCACTGCTGAACGTAGCGAACCCCGTCACCGTCGGCGCCTTCGACAGCCTCGGCGGCTGGTACTTCGAGCACAAGGTGGCCCAGAACCGGGCCATGGACAACGCCATGAAGGTCATCGAGGAAGTGGGCAAGGATTTCGGCAGCTTGAGCGGCCGCGAATATTCCCACTTCAAGACCCACATGATCGAGGATGCCGAGATCGTGCTGGTGGCCATCGGCTCGGCGGCCGGCAACGTCAAGACCATGGTCGACACGCTGCGCGCCGAAGGCAAGAAGGTCGGCATGCTCAAGGTGCGGACCTTCCGCCCCTTCCCCTACGAGCAGATCCGCCAGGCGCTATCCAACGCCTGCGTCATCGGCGTCATGGACCGTTCCGATTCTTACGGCGCCCAGGGCGGCCCGCTGTTCACCGAGATCAGCGCCGCCATGTTCGGCGGTGAGACCCGCCCGAAGATGTTCAACTTCATCTACGGCCTCGGCGGCCGGGATATCTTCCCGGATGACATCCGCGGCGCCGTGGAGACGCTGGAACAGGCGGCGGCGGGAGAACAGGTATCACAGACAAGACATTATCTCAACGTGAGAGAGGGGTGATTCCAGTTGGCCAAGCCCAAGGAAATAGCGAATAGACCAGAAAGACTCACCGGAGGACACAGGCTCTGCGCCGGCTGCGGCGCCCCCATCAACGTGCGGCAGGTCATGAGCGTCTGCCCGGGACCGGCCGTGGTCAGCGTGGCCAC encodes the following:
- a CDS encoding radical SAM protein, giving the protein MKRKTSIPPVDYQAFSKRVHESVRRDRIPVGGSLDLTSRCNLRCVHCYVRDTDPSGELGTGEIKRILDELAEAGCLWMLFTGGEPLLRSDFRELYGYAKQKGFLVNLFTNATLVTPDLADFLGGWPPFSIEISIYGATRDTYEKVTGVKGSFDKCMAGIELLHRHGLPLKLKSMILTLNQHELTDMMEMAAKFGAEFRYDPNIHGRVDGSSSPVSFRLSPEEVLQLDFIDRRRIGALKKYVDYCKQYDRDDVHAFHCGAGIDSFHIDAEGRLCLCMLARRESFDLRQGSFMEGWNGLIREMRYRENDREYACGACELLEMCGQCPGWGEVENGDQLKGADFLCRLAHLRQEAYESLSEWDEDKSSK
- a CDS encoding PqqD family protein, which produces MQLEAKYEQSGDMVWRQVGDETILVPVQREMGQLNNVYTLNRTAAFIWSRIDGNKTLAEIRDELVSEFEVEPDHAERDLVKCIGQFEEIDGIRQVS
- a CDS encoding 2-oxoacid:acceptor oxidoreductase family protein; translation: MQQVTEIRWHARGGQGAVTAAKMVAEVALSQDKYFQAFPEYGPERSGAPIVAFTRLSDQPIQIYSAIEHPDYVLVLDPTLLDVVDVTAGTGEGAVVIVNSEGACSELAGRSEMAGRKVYTVPATKIALETIKRAIPNTPLIGALAKVSGLFSLEGILDEVKTSLSKKFNEDVVNANLEAVRRGYEEVSDE
- a CDS encoding 4Fe-4S binding protein — protein: MSKTRPEKKKWDVSDIQKWGPGRHEKGATIPESGNAQDYKTGGWRSERPRRDREKCNDCMICFFACPDSSIRVENDKMVDIDLDHCKGCGICAQVCPRDAIEMMNEIKACKLEEK
- the porA gene encoding pyruvate ferredoxin oxidoreductase, whose amino-acid sequence is MARKAITGNGAIALALKQVEPDVMAAYPITPQTEIAQNYAQFVADGAVKTEYIPVESEHSAMSAAIGSCAAGARTFTATSSQGFALMWEMLFIAASLRLPLTMPVITRALSGPINIHCDHSDSMGGRDCGWIQLYGEGAQEGYDNAIQAFRIAEHMEVRLPVMTMIDGFIISGAIGPVETLEDDEVKKFVGEYTTLNPLLNVANPVTVGAFDSLGGWYFEHKVAQNRAMDNAMKVIEEVGKDFGSLSGREYSHFKTHMIEDAEIVLVAIGSAAGNVKTMVDTLRAEGKKVGMLKVRTFRPFPYEQIRQALSNACVIGVMDRSDSYGAQGGPLFTEISAAMFGGETRPKMFNFIYGLGGRDIFPDDIRGAVETLEQAAAGEQVSQTRHYLNVREG